The proteins below are encoded in one region of Helicoverpa zea isolate HzStark_Cry1AcR chromosome 21, ilHelZeax1.1, whole genome shotgun sequence:
- the LOC124640941 gene encoding trypsin, alkaline C-like isoform X3: MAVLALLTVALLAGSAYSSPSRIVGGTVTSIDKFPSIVSVEFYSIWSGTWSQSCAANILTARYVLSAAHCFDGFLFDINYRRVRAGSSYRNTGGILADADHAYNHPTYGLNGYDGDISVIRLRTPLVYSPVVQQSVIVNQGFQIPDNLPVVHAGWGAISQGGPLSPVLLETTIFTINNQLCAARYLTLPWPQIVTENMICAGILDVGGKDACQGDSGGPLYYGNVTVGVVSWGHGCANATFPGVSTAVSPYTDWIIQTAV; encoded by the exons ATGGCAGTGTTAGCCCTTCTCACAGTCGCCCTTTTGGCAG GCTCCGCCTACTCTTCTCCATCCCGTATCGTTGGAGGAACAGTCACCTCCATCGACAAGTTCCCCTCCATCGTATCGGTGGAGTTCTACAGCATTTGGTCTGGCACCTGGAGTCAATCCTGCGCTGCTAACATTCTGACAGCCCGTTACGTGTTGTCTGCGGCTCACTGCTTTGATGGATT CTTATTCGACATCAACTACCGTCGTGTTCGCGCTGGCTCTTCTTACCGCAACACCGGAGGCATCTTGGCTGACGCTGACCACGCCTACAACCACCCCACTTACGGTCTCAATGGATACGATGGTGACATCTCCGTCATCAGGCTGAGGACTCCCTTGGTGTACAGCCCCGTCGTCCAGCAGTCCGTTATCGTCAACCAAGGATTCCAGATTCCCGACAACCTACCCGTCGTCCACGCCGGTTGGGGCGCTATTTCG caAGGAGGACCCTTATCTCCAGTGCTCTTGGAGACCACGATCTTCACTATCAACAACCAGCTATGTGCTGCTCGTTACTTGACCCTGCCATGGCCCCAAATTGTGACTGAGAACATGATCTGCGCTGGTATTTTGGACGTCGGTGGCAAGGACGCTTGCCAGGGTGACTCTGGTGGTCCTCTGTACTATGGTAATGTCACCGTGGGTGTCGTCTCTTGGGGTCACGGCTGCGCTAACGCTACCTTCCCTGGAGTCAGCACTGCTGTCAGTCCTTACACCGACTGGATCATCCAAACCGCCGTCTAA
- the LOC124640941 gene encoding trypsin, alkaline C-like isoform X1, whose product MAVLALLTVALLAGSAYSTPNASRIVGGTVTSIEKFPSIVAIEHYSIFSGTWGQSCAANVLTTRYVLSAAHCFAGLFYHISYRRFRAGSSIRHNGGVVIYAEAAFNHPSYGQLGADGDISVVRLMGPLTYSPVIQQAAIPPQGFQIPDNLPVVHAGWGHTTEGGSSSEVLLETTIFTINNQLCAARYLTLDPPRVVTPNMICAGILDIGGKDACQGDSGGPLYFGDILVGVVSWGHGCANETFPGVSTAVSPYTNWILSTAI is encoded by the exons ATGGCAGTGTTAGCCCTTCTCACAGTCGCCCTTTTGGCAG GATCTGCCTACTCCACGCCTAATGCCTCCCGTATCGTCGGAGGCACGGTGACCTCAATCGAGAAGTTCCCGTCCATCGTAGCTATAGAACACTATAGCATATTCTCTGGGACCTGGGGCCAGTCCTGTGCTGCCAATGTCCTGACCACCAGATATGTTCTGTCTGCTGCTCATTGCTTCGCTGGATT ATTCTACCACATCAGTTACCGCCGTTTCCGTGCCGGTTCCTCAATCCGTCACAACGGCGGTGTGGTGATCTACGCTGAAGCGGCCTTCAACCACCCTAGCTATGGGCAGTTGGGTGCCGATGGTGACATCTCTGTCGTCAGGCTGATGGGGCCACTGACCTACAGCCCCGTCATCCAGCAAGCTGCCATCCCCCCTCAGGGCTTCCAGATTCCTGATAACCTACCCGTCGTTCACGCTGGTTGGGGCCACACTACT GAAGGAGGATCATCTTCCGAAGTGCTCTTGGAGACCACGATCTTCACTATCAACAACCAGCTATGTGCTGCTCGTTACTTGACTCTGGATCCCCCTCGAGTGGTGACTCCGAACATGATCTGCGCTGGTATCCTGGACATCGGTGGCAAGGACGCCTGCCAGGGTGACTCTGGAGGTCCTCTGTACTTTGGAGATATCCTCGTGGGTGTCGTCTCCTGGGGTCACGGTTGCGCCAATGAAACTTTCCCTGGAGTCAGCACTGCTGTCAGCCCTTACACTAACTGGATCTTGTCCACAGCTATTTAA
- the LOC124640941 gene encoding trypsin, alkaline C-like isoform X2 translates to MAVLPLLTLALLAGSAYSSPSRIVGGTVTSIDKFPSIVSVEFYSIWSGTWSQSCAANILTARYVLSAAHCFDGFLFDINYRRVRAGSSYRNTGGILADADHAYNHPTYGLNGYDGDISVIRLRTPLVYSPVVQQSVIVNQGFQIPDNLPVVHAGWGAISQGGPLSPVLLETTIFTINNQLCAARYLTLPWPQIVTENMICAGILDVGGKDACQGDSGGPLYYGNVTVGVVSWGHGCANATFPGVSTAVSPYTDWIIQTAV, encoded by the exons ATGGCGGTGCTACCCCTTCTGACTCTCGCCCTTTTGGCAG GCTCCGCCTACTCTTCTCCATCCCGTATCGTTGGAGGAACAGTCACCTCCATCGACAAGTTCCCCTCCATCGTATCGGTGGAGTTCTACAGCATTTGGTCTGGCACCTGGAGTCAATCCTGCGCTGCTAACATTCTGACAGCCCGTTACGTGTTGTCTGCGGCTCACTGCTTTGATGGATT CTTATTCGACATCAACTACCGTCGTGTTCGCGCTGGCTCTTCTTACCGCAACACCGGAGGCATCTTGGCTGACGCTGACCACGCCTACAACCACCCCACTTACGGTCTCAATGGATACGATGGTGACATCTCCGTCATCAGGCTGAGGACTCCCTTGGTGTACAGCCCCGTCGTCCAGCAGTCCGTTATCGTCAACCAAGGATTCCAGATTCCCGACAACCTACCCGTCGTCCACGCCGGTTGGGGCGCTATTTCG caAGGAGGACCCTTATCTCCAGTGCTCTTGGAGACCACGATCTTCACTATCAACAACCAGCTATGTGCTGCTCGTTACTTGACCCTGCCATGGCCCCAAATTGTGACTGAGAACATGATCTGCGCTGGTATTTTGGACGTCGGTGGCAAGGACGCTTGCCAGGGTGACTCTGGTGGTCCTCTGTACTATGGTAATGTCACCGTGGGTGTCGTCTCTTGGGGTCACGGCTGCGCTAACGCTACCTTCCCTGGAGTCAGCACTGCTGTCAGTCCTTACACCGACTGGATCATCCAAACCGCCGTCTAA
- the LOC124640935 gene encoding trypsin, alkaline C-like: MATQIVLVFALFAGLACASPSARILGGTPSSVEKHPSIVQVESMGSASGIWAQSCGGNILTARYVVSAAHCFHGIFYEPKNRRIRAGSSERNTGGVVIQVDVEINHPTYGVNDMDGDISIVRLLGSLEYSPVIQQGPIIPADFNLPDGLPVVLAGWGATELGSLPSNELLETSTYIVSREVCAERYASLSIPRSVTENMICASHLDVGGRTACAGDFGGPLYYDGILVGVLSWGEGCSNKTLPGVSTAVASYTNWIIDTAV, encoded by the exons ATGGCAACGCAGATAGTTCTGGTCTTCGCCCTCTTTGCAG GTCTGGCGTGCGCCTCGCCATCGGCCCGCATCCTGGGTGGCACTCCTTCCTCCGTGGAGAAACACCCCTCCATCGTTCAGGTGGAGTCTATGGGCTCAGCGTCAGGTATCTGGGCGCAATCCTGTGGAGGCAACATCCTGACTGCCAGATACGTTGTGTCAGCTGCACACTGTTTCCATGGAAT TTTCTACGAGCCTAAGAACCGCCGCATCAGGGCCGGTTCCTCAGAGCGCAACACCGGCGGTGTGGTCATCCAAGTAGACGTTGAGATCAATCACCCAACCTATGGCGTCAATGACATGGACGGTGACATCAGCATTGTCAGACTCCTGGGTTCTCTGGAATACAGCCCTGTGATCCAACAGGGTCCCATTATTCCTGCTGATTTTAACTTGCCTGATGGGTTACCTGTGGTGTTGGCTGGTTGGGGCGCTACCGAG CTCGGCTCTTTACCTTCCAACGAGCTTCTGGAAACTTCCACCTACATAGTGTCCAGGGAAGTCTGTGCTGAACGTTATGCTAGCTTATCCATCCCTCGCAGTGTTACTGAGAACATGATCTGCGCTAGTCATTTGGACGTCGGTGGTAGGACAGCCTGCGCAGGTGACTTCGGAGGTCCTCTGTACTATGATGGTATCCTTGTCGGAGTCTTATCCTGGGGTGAGGGTTGTTCCAACAAGACCTTGCCTGGAGTCAGCACTGCAGTTGCTTCTTATACTAACTGGATTATTGATACTGCTGTTTAA
- the LOC124640942 gene encoding trypsin CFT-1-like, translating to MATLCWAVLLLAGVAYSSELGTQTSIEKYPSLAQVESRAGLLWLQQCVSSVLTSYHVLSTARCFSGVNYSDSNRRIRAGTSYRGTDGLVREVQRVYYNPSWGLLDNDGDIAVVRLETALTLGANIQQAAILGEGIYLPYGLNIQLVGWGTTAEGGNLGNSNLYELDLYTVNTDDCLETYLGLDLENNTITENMICAGLRNTQGRDLDTRDEGAPIFYSGVTVGVVSFGVSRGDDSIPIVSTNISTYSNWIVEAARY from the exons ATGGCGACTCTGTGCTGGGCTGTTCTTCTATTAGCAG GAGTAGCGTACTCCTCAGAACTGGGTACCCAGACCTCAATAGAGAAGTACCCGAGCCTGGCGCAGGTGGAGAgccgagctggtctgctgtgGCTGCAGCAGTGCGTCTCCAGCGTCCTCACCTCCTACCACGTACTGTCCACCGCTAGGTGCTTTTCTGGAGT CAACTACTCAGACAGCAACCGCCGCATCAGGGCTGGTACCTCCTACCGAGGCACCGACGGCCTCGTGCGCGAAGTCCAAAGGGTTTACTACAACCCCTCCTGGGGTCTCCTGGACAATGATGGAGACATCGCCGTGGTTCGATTGGAGACAGCCCTGACCCTGGGCGCTAATATCCAGCAGGCTGCCATTCTTGGAGAAGGCATTTACCTGCCTTATGGACTGAATATTCAGCTCGTTGGATGGGGAACTACAGCT GAGGGCGGCAACCTTGGAAACAGCAACCTTTACGAATTGGACCTATACACAGTCAATACCGACGACTGCCTGGAAACCTACCTCGGTTTAGATTTGGAGAACAACACTATTACAGAAAACATGATCTGCGCTGGTCTGCGGAACACCCAGGGTCGTGACCTTGACACGAGAGATGAGGGAGCTCCTATCTTCTATTCTGGAGTCACTGTAGGGGTGGTTTCTTTCGGAGTATCAAGAGGAGATGACAGTATACCCATCGTCAGCACAAACATCAGTACTTATAGTAACTGGATCGTAGAAGCAGCTAGATACTAA